One stretch of Streptomyces sp. R21 DNA includes these proteins:
- a CDS encoding DUF2617 family protein — MLTTLNTAYTDTRAADLAWALGREPLPALATLDLELTGARLQLRLLGASHQVLLEDEQGSCSETVACIPGSSTPLPLGVAKRLGDWEYEFAARVETLSDGSFAGRAQELLALVSDHPNGLAGVFPGSPHAFTAMLAQRHEGQVHWRTWHAYPQDGQLVATRTRVGVRQLSGVLSPSGV; from the coding sequence ATGCTCACGACCCTGAACACCGCTTACACCGACACGCGCGCGGCAGACCTCGCCTGGGCCCTGGGACGCGAACCGCTGCCCGCGCTCGCCACCCTCGACCTCGAACTCACCGGGGCAAGACTCCAGTTGCGGCTGCTCGGCGCGTCCCACCAGGTACTTCTGGAGGACGAGCAGGGCAGTTGTTCGGAGACCGTCGCGTGCATCCCCGGCAGCAGTACGCCCCTCCCGCTCGGCGTGGCGAAACGGCTCGGCGACTGGGAGTACGAGTTCGCGGCCCGCGTCGAAACGCTCTCCGACGGCTCTTTCGCGGGCCGCGCCCAGGAGTTGCTCGCCCTGGTCTCCGACCACCCCAACGGCCTCGCGGGTGTCTTCCCCGGCAGCCCCCACGCCTTCACCGCGATGCTCGCCCAACGCCACGAGGGCCAGGTCCACTGGCGCACGTGGCACGCCTACCCGCAGGACGGTCAACTGGTGGCGACGCGGACGAGGGTGGGGGTACGGCAACTCAGCGGGGTTCTCAGCCCGTCCGGCGTCTGA